The following proteins are encoded in a genomic region of Chryseobacterium cucumeris:
- a CDS encoding HIT family protein has translation MSTIFTKIINGEIPSYKIAENENFIAFLDAMPLVKGHTLVVPKKEVDLIFDLESEEYKNLWGFAQEVAKKIKTAVPCVRVGVAVVGLEVPHAHIHLIPLNKMEDMNFRNERLKLTNEEYTEIQHSIINS, from the coding sequence ATGAGCACTATATTCACGAAAATCATTAATGGCGAAATTCCCTCTTATAAGATTGCCGAAAATGAAAACTTTATTGCATTCTTAGACGCAATGCCTTTGGTGAAGGGACATACTTTAGTTGTACCTAAAAAAGAAGTGGATCTGATTTTTGATCTTGAAAGTGAAGAATACAAAAACCTTTGGGGATTTGCCCAAGAGGTAGCCAAGAAGATCAAAACTGCAGTTCCATGTGTGAGAGTAGGAGTAGCGGTGGTGGGACTTGAAGTTCCTCATGCACACATCCATCTGATTCCTTTAAATAAGATGGAAGACATGAATTTCAGAAATGAAAGATTAAAATTAACGAACGAAGAATATACAGAGATTCAACACTCAATTATTAATTCTTAA